A portion of the Ricinus communis isolate WT05 ecotype wild-type chromosome 10, ASM1957865v1, whole genome shotgun sequence genome contains these proteins:
- the LOC8269284 gene encoding uncharacterized protein LOC8269284 isoform X2, whose translation MVCIACLLPLFLVPIVNILPLLFDYIMGKVYALFGWEYRKPERAPPACPYKPSASREESAKAGAEGETGARVPVSGSVEERDGKQD comes from the exons ATG GTTTGCATAGCTTGCTTGTTGCCACTGTTCTTGGTCCCAATCGTCAACATATTGCCTCTGCTCTTCGATTATATCATG GGAAAAGTTTATGCCCTGTTTGGATGGGAATACAGGAAACCAGAGAGGGCTCCTCCAGCTTGTCCATATAAACCCTCCGCCTCAAGGGAGGAGTCGGCCAAA GCAGGGGCAGAAGGTGAAACTGGTGCAAGGGTTCCTGTGTCAGGATCTGTTGAAGAAAGAGATGGTAAGCAGGACTGA
- the LOC8269284 gene encoding uncharacterized protein LOC8269284 isoform X1, with protein MVCIACLLPLFLVPIVNILPLLFDYIMGKVYALFGWEYRKPERAPPACPYKPSASREESAKQAGAEGETGARVPVSGSVEERDGKQD; from the exons ATG GTTTGCATAGCTTGCTTGTTGCCACTGTTCTTGGTCCCAATCGTCAACATATTGCCTCTGCTCTTCGATTATATCATG GGAAAAGTTTATGCCCTGTTTGGATGGGAATACAGGAAACCAGAGAGGGCTCCTCCAGCTTGTCCATATAAACCCTCCGCCTCAAGGGAGGAGTCGGCCAAA CAGGCAGGGGCAGAAGGTGAAACTGGTGCAAGGGTTCCTGTGTCAGGATCTGTTGAAGAAAGAGATGGTAAGCAGGACTGA